In Terriglobales bacterium, the following are encoded in one genomic region:
- a CDS encoding DinB family protein translates to MLRVFLLLLTMTAGALAQESGPVVTAARKQIMERARHLVAAAKEMPADKYGFKATPGQMTFGHMVFHTARSNNGLCGLVAGEKHAQPDLKDTDPKDKLVAALEQSVAYCDGVLSKVSEKTLGENLKTPWGEEMTRAELLLEINADQAD, encoded by the coding sequence ATGTTACGAGTCTTCCTCTTGTTGCTGACCATGACCGCCGGGGCGCTGGCCCAGGAGAGCGGTCCCGTGGTGACGGCGGCGCGCAAGCAGATCATGGAACGCGCCCGCCATCTGGTGGCCGCCGCCAAGGAGATGCCCGCCGACAAGTACGGCTTCAAGGCCACGCCCGGGCAGATGACCTTCGGCCACATGGTCTTCCACACCGCGCGCTCCAACAACGGGCTTTGCGGGCTGGTGGCGGGCGAGAAACACGCCCAGCCCGACCTGAAAGACACCGATCCCAAGGACAAGCTGGTCGCCGCCCTGGAGCAGTCGGTCGCCTACTGCGATGGCGTGCTGTCGAAGGTCAGCGAAAAGACTCTCGGCGAGAATCTGAAGACTCCGTGGGGCGAGGAGATGACCCGCGCCGAGCTCCTGCTCGAGATCAACGCCGACCAGGCCGACCA